The following proteins are co-located in the Candidatus Methanogranum gryphiswaldense genome:
- the serA gene encoding phosphoglycerate dehydrogenase produces MTAKILVSDSLDKEGLDILKQSGFPVDDRSDLTEDQLCAIIGDYDCLIIRSGTKVTKRVLDAGKKLRVVGRAGVGVDNVDVPYATEKGILVMNTPSANILSAAEHSCAMLLALARNIPFAHESMHKGEWKRSKYTGVELNGKVLGIIGVGRVGGEVAKRMKAFNMTMIGYDPYLPKDVADQIGVRLTTLEEVISTADFMTIHTPLLPETKNMIGLKQFKMMKPNARMANVARGGIVDENDLYIALKEKIIAGAAFDVWCNEPLTDDEKKLLELDNLVTTPHLGASTVEAQERVAIEVAVAVVKYLKDNVITNAINAPRGKLDPETENYMPLAEHMGSFIHQMNGNNPIEALEVTYCGELASKQTKLVTISAVIGLLNNIVGKGNVNMINAMPIAKTKGLSIKESSTDKSEEYSNMIEMKIVSGGKITVLRGTVFGDNPRLVGFNEYSFDIPMTGDIIMMTYNDVPGVIGKVGSVLGDANVNIAQMTVARNGKKALMILTVDQNVSTDVLAKVTKAADAVTSAKFIDLVEN; encoded by the coding sequence ATGACAGCTAAGATTCTTGTTTCAGATTCGTTAGACAAAGAAGGACTGGACATCCTGAAACAGTCCGGATTTCCAGTTGATGATAGGTCAGATCTGACGGAGGACCAGCTTTGTGCAATTATCGGGGATTATGATTGTTTGATCATAAGGTCCGGTACTAAGGTCACAAAAAGAGTTTTGGATGCCGGAAAGAAATTACGTGTAGTAGGACGCGCAGGAGTAGGGGTGGACAATGTGGACGTCCCATATGCAACGGAGAAAGGTATTCTTGTAATGAACACCCCTTCTGCAAATATTCTCTCTGCCGCTGAGCACTCATGCGCAATGTTGCTGGCACTAGCAAGGAACATACCATTTGCTCACGAATCTATGCACAAGGGCGAATGGAAGAGATCCAAGTATACAGGTGTAGAGCTAAATGGAAAGGTTCTTGGAATCATAGGTGTGGGACGTGTCGGCGGAGAGGTCGCGAAGAGGATGAAGGCCTTCAATATGACAATGATAGGATATGACCCATATCTTCCTAAAGATGTGGCAGATCAGATCGGAGTCAGGCTTACCACTTTAGAAGAGGTCATCTCCACAGCCGATTTTATGACCATTCACACGCCACTGCTTCCTGAGACCAAGAATATGATAGGTCTTAAACAATTCAAGATGATGAAACCTAATGCGAGAATGGCCAATGTTGCTCGCGGAGGCATCGTCGATGAGAATGACCTTTACATCGCACTCAAAGAAAAGATCATTGCAGGTGCTGCATTCGATGTATGGTGCAATGAACCGTTGACAGATGATGAGAAGAAACTTCTGGAATTGGACAATCTTGTAACCACGCCTCATTTAGGAGCAAGTACCGTAGAGGCGCAGGAAAGGGTCGCCATCGAGGTTGCTGTTGCTGTGGTCAAATACCTTAAGGATAACGTTATAACCAACGCCATCAACGCACCGCGTGGAAAGTTAGATCCTGAGACCGAGAACTACATGCCTCTCGCTGAGCATATGGGATCTTTTATCCATCAGATGAATGGAAACAATCCAATAGAGGCGCTGGAGGTCACGTATTGCGGAGAACTCGCATCCAAACAGACAAAACTTGTGACAATAAGTGCTGTGATCGGATTGTTGAACAACATAGTCGGAAAGGGAAATGTGAATATGATCAATGCTATGCCAATAGCAAAGACAAAAGGGCTCAGTATAAAGGAGTCGTCTACAGATAAATCTGAGGAATATTCCAATATGATCGAGATGAAGATCGTTTCCGGTGGCAAGATCACAGTGTTACGCGGAACAGTTTTTGGAGACAATCCAAGACTTGTCGGTTTCAACGAGTATTCTTTCGATATACCTATGACAGGGGACATAATAATGATGACATACAACGATGTTCCCGGAGTGATAGGAAAGGTCGGATCTGTTCTCGGTGACGCCAATGTAAATATAGCTCAGATGACGGTTGCGAGGAATGGCAAGAAAGCGTTAATGATCCTAACAGTGGATCAGAACGTCTCTACAGATGTCCTTGCGAAGGTCACAAAGGCCGCTGATGCGGTCACCAGTGCTAAATTCATAGATCTGGTAGAGAACTGA